The DNA window CGGGAATGTCGGGCAGCGCGTCGTGCACCGTCGCCTCTCCGCCGTCGTCGATGGTCACCACCAGGAAGATCGCCGCGGGGGTCAGCGGCGCGAGGATGGGTTGCGGTTGGACGGGGGGCACGTTGGTGACCCTAGCGTGGCGACGGCGAGCGCACGAAGTGGAGCGAGCAAGGAGCGCGCAATCGAACCCAGCGTGGCGACGGCGAGCGCACGAAGTGGAGCGAGCAAGGAGCGCGCAACCGACCCTAGCGTGGACCGTCCGGTGGCGGACAGCCATGATGTTCAGCATGTCCGGCGGGCCTCGAAACCAAGCGAAGTCCTCAGCGAGTGCGCAAGGACTCTGCGATTTCATCGACGCCTCTCCGTCGCCATTTCATGTGTGCGCCACGGTGGCCGCTCGGCTGATCGCTGCCGGATACACCGAACTGAGCGAAGCTAAACACTGGCCGTCCGAGCCGGGGCGCTACTTCACGGTGCGGGCGGGCTCGCTGGTGGCCTGGAATTCGGACGGGGCGCACGGCCCGTTCCGGATCATCGGTGCGCACACCGACAGTCCCAACCTCCGGGTCAAACAGCATCCCGACCGGGTGATCGCCGGCTGGCGGATGGTGGCACTGGAACCCTATGGGGGCGCGTGGCTCAACTCCTGGCTGGACCGCGATCTGGGAATCAGCGGGCGCCTGTCGGTGCGGGCGGACGGTCAAGACGGCGGGATCGCGCACCAATTGGTGCGGATCGACGAGCCGATTCTTCGGGTGCCGCAGCTGGCCATCCATCTGGCCGAGGACCGCAAGTCGCTGACGCTGGATCCGCAGCGGCACGTCAATGCGGTGTGGGGCGTCGGGGAGACCATGCGGTCATTCGTCGATTTCGTCGCCGAGCGCGCCGGGGTGGCGCCGGGCGACGTGCTGGCCGCCGACCTGATGACCCACGACCTGACCTCCGCCACGATGATCGGCGCCGACGGCGCCCTGCTGAGTGCGCCCCGGCTGGACAATCAGGCCAGTTGCTATGCGGGGCTGGAGGCGCTGCTGGCCGTCGAACGAGCACCGTCCTATCTGCCGGTGCTGGTGCTCTTCGACCACGAGGAGGTCGGTTCGTCGTCGGACCACGGCGCACAGTCCGACTTGCTGGGCACCGTGCTGGAGCGAATCGTGTTGGCCGCGGGCGGTACCCGCGAGGACTACCTGCGCCGGCTGCCGGCATCGTTGCTGGCCTCGGCGGACATGGCGCACGCCACCCATCCCAATTACCCGGAGCGGCACGAGCCCAGCCACCCGATCGCGGTCAACGCCGGGCCGGTGCTGAAGGTGCACCCGAACTTGCGCTACGCCACCGACGGCCGCACCGCCGCGGCGTTCGCGCTGGCCTGCCGGCAGGCCGGGGTGGCATTGCAGCGCTACGAACACCGAGCCGACCTGCCGTGCGGGTCGACGATCGGACCGTTGGCCTCGGCGCGGACGGGCATCCCGACCGTGGACGTCGGCGCCGCGCAGCTGGCGATGCACTCCGCGCGCGAGTTGATGGGCGCCCACGACGTGGCCGCCTACTCGGCCGCGATGCAGGCGTTCTTGGCGCCGGCCTGACGCCTCAGTCGGGCGTGGCCACGCCGCGCAGTAGCGCGTCGAGCAACCCATCGAAAGAGCTTGAGCCGCCGACGAACTCGCCGGTGCCCCGGTGGGTCAACGCGCGAAAGAGCATGGTGCCGACCAGCGCGTGCGCGACGGCGTCCAGGTCGGCGTCGGCGCTCAGGTCGCCGTCCTGGACCGCGCGGCGCAGCCGTGTCATCAGTCCGGCCAGCTGCGGCACGCTGAGTTGCTGGTAGAGATCGTCGCCGTCGGCCGGGCGGGCCGCTGCCGCGGCGATGAGCGCGCGCACCAACGCGGCGTTCGGTGGCTCGGCCAGGAAGGCGGCGTGCTCGCGCAGCCAGGCCTTCAGGTCGGCGCGAAGGTCTCCGGTCTCGGCGACGGGAAACGAGCCGGATCCGCCGTAGGCCGCCAGGACCGCTTCTGCGACCAACGGCGCTTTCGAGGGCCACCGCCGGTACAGGGTCTTCTTTCCCACGCCCGCGCGGGCGGCAACGCTTTCCATCGACAGGTCGGCGTAGCCGCCGGTGGTCAGCAGCTCGCGCGTGGCGTCGAGAATCGCGTGATGCAGCCGGCTGTCCCGGGGTCGGCCGACCCGCTCGTCAGGCATGCGCCGAGCCTAGGTGGCCGCGCCGGATGCGCCGGCCAACCGCGGAAACCGATCCGGTACTGGCATGCGGGCGGGCGTTCGGGTTACGTTCACCCATGACAGTGTAGAGAAACGATACGTGTCGTTTCTCGCTCGCGGTGTGACGAAGGGGTCCAAACCATGAATGCCGTCTCGTTGTCGGTGCCCAAGACCTGGGATGACATCACGCCGCACTGGATGTCGGCGGCGCTGGCGGCCGACCACCCCGGCGCCGACGTGGACACCGTCAACGTGGAAGCCCGCGACGACGGCACCAACCGGCGCGCCCGCCTGGGTGTGACGTACCGCAGCGGCAGCGGACCGGGGTCGGTGTTCGTCAAGGGCGCGGAGCCCGCCCACAAAGAGATGATCCGCATGACCAGCGGCATGTTCCACGAACCGCGGCTGTTCACCTGCGGGGTCCAGCTGCCCCTCGAGCATCCCCACATCTACACTGCGTTGATCGACGAGGCCGCCTACGACTTCGTGATGGTCATGGAAGACCTCACCGCGCGGGGCGCCGATCCCCGCGATGCACCAGGCCGATGACCGTCGAGCAGGTCGCCACCGGGGTGCGCGGCCTGGCCCGCATGCACGGCCGCTACTGGGGTGAACGCTTGGCCGCCGAGCCCGCGCTCGGATGGCTTGAACCGTTCCTGCCCTGGGACGGCATGGAAATGGCGCCGTTGCCGGCCGCGCTGGAGCGCCTCGGCGCCGACGCGCCCCGCGCGGTGACCTCCTTGACCATCGTCGAGCTCATCGAATCGGTCTGGAAGCCCTACGTCAGGACACTGACCGCCTCGCCGCAGACCTTGCTGCACGGCGACCCCCACATCGGCAACACCTACCTGCTGCCCAGCGACGAGGTCGGCTTCCTCGACTGGCAGGTGGCGCGGCGGGGCAACTGGTCGCTCGACCTGGGCTACTTCCTGCAGGGCGCCCTTACCGTCGAGGATCGCCGCCGCAGCGAGCGCGATCTTCTCGAGGAGTACCGCGGCGCCCTCGGCCTGCCGAGCGAGGAGATGCCGAGCTTCGACGAGGTCTGGTTGGGGTACCGGGCCTCGGTCGCGCACGGCCTGACGCTGTGGCTGTGCACGGCCAGCGCCGGCGAGCTGTGGCAGCGCCCCGACATCGCTCTGGCGCTGGCCCAACGGTATTCGTTCGCCTATGCCGACCTGGATACCGCCGCGGCGCTGGCCCGGATTGCCGGCTAGGCGCGCCCGCCCGACAGCGGCCCGGCCATCTGGGCGCCGGCCGGCCTCTCAGCCCTAGACTGTCTGGCGTGACTGTCTCCGGGACGAGTGCGCGCACCCAGGCTATCGACACCGTCGAGCACGCCGCCACCAGTCCCGACGAGCCGCAACCCTTTGCCGAGCTGGGTCTCAAAGACGACGAATACCAGCGCATTCGCGAGATCCTGGGCCGCCGCCCCACCGACACCGAGCTGGCGATGTACTCGGTGATGTGGAGCGAGCACTGCTCCTACAAGTCGTCCAAGGTGCACCTGCGCTACTTCGGCGAGACCACCACCGACGAGATGCGCACCGGCATGCTGGCCGGCATCGGCGAGAACGCCGGCGTCGTCGACATCGGCGACGGCTGGGCGGTCACCTTCAAGGTGGAGTCGCACAACCACCCGTCCTACGTCGAGCCCTACCAGGGCGCGGCCACCGGTGTCGGCGGGATCGTCCGTGACATCATGGCGATGGGCGCGCGACCGGTCGCGGTGATGGACCAGCTGAGGTTCGGCGCGGCCGACGCCCCGGACACCCGTCGCGTGGTCGACGGGGTGGTGCGCGGCATCGGCGGCTACGGCAACTCGTTGGGGCTGCCCAACATCGGCGGCGAAACCGTCTTCGATGCGTGCTACGCCGGCAACCCGTTGGTGAACGCCATGTGCGTCGGCGTCTTACGCCAGGAGGACCTGCACCTGGCCTTCGCGTCGGGCACAGGCAACAAGATCATCCTGTTCGGTGCCCGCACCGGGCTGGACGGCATCGGCGGGGTGTCGGTGCTGGCCTCGGACACGTTTGATATTGAAGACGGCGGGGGACCGGCCCGCAAGAAACTGCCCTCGGTTCAGGTCGGCGACCCGTTCATGGAGAAGGTCCTGATCGAGTGCTGCCTCGAGCTGTACGCCGGTCACCTGGTGGTCGGCATCCAGGACCTGGGCGGCGCCGGATTATCATGCGCCACTTCGGAATTGGCGTCGGCAGGCGACGGTGGGATGGCGATCCGCCTCGACACCGTGCCGCTGCGCACCACCGGGATGACGCCCGCGGAGATCCTCTGCAGCGAATCCCAGGAGCGGATGTGCGCGGTGGTCACCCCGGACAACGTCGACGCCTTCTTGGCCGTGTGCCGTAAATGGGACGTGCTGGCGACGGTGATCGGCGAGGTGACCGACGGCGACCGGTTGCGGATCACCTGGCACGGCCAGACGGTCGTCGATGTCCCGCCGCGCACCGTCGCCCACGAGGGCCCCGTCTACCAGCGTCCGGTCGCGCGCCCCGAAACGCAGGACGCCCTGAATGCGGACGGCTCGGCGGGGCTGCCGCGACCGGCCACCGGTGACGAGCTGCGCGCCACGTTGCTTGCCCTGCTGGGCAGTCCGCACCTGTGCAGCCGGGCATTCATCACCGAGCAGTACGACCGGTACGTGCGGGGCAACACCGTGCTGGCCGAGCACGCCGATGGCGGTGTGCTGCGCGTCGACGAATCCACCGGCCGCGGCATCGCGTTGTCGACCGACGCGTCCGGCCGCTACACGAAGCTGGATCCCTACACCGGCGCCCAGCTCGCACTGGCCGAGGCCTACCGCAACGTCGCTGTCACCGGGGCGACCCCGGTCGCGGTGACCAACTGCCTGAATTTCGGTTCGCCCGAAGACCCCGGAGTGATGTGGCAGTTCTCCCAGGCGGTGCAGGGCCTGGCCGACGGCTGTGTGGCCCTGGGGATTCCGGTGACCGGCGGCAACGTCAGCTTCTACAACCAAACGGGGTCGACGGCGATCCTGCCCACCCCGGTGGTCGGGGTGCTCGGCGTCATCGACGACGTCGCCCGGCGCATCCCCACCGGCCTGGGCACCGAGCCGGGCGAAACCCTGCTGCTGCTGGGCGATACGCGCGACGAGTTCGACGGTTCGATCTGGGCGCAGGTGACCGCCGACCATCTGGGCGGGGTGCCGCCCAAGGTCGACCTGGACCGCGAGAAGCTGCTGGCCGAGGTGCTGCGTTCGGCATCGCGCGACGGACTGGTGTCCGCCGCGCACGACCTGTCCGAAGGCGGCCTCGCGCAGGCCGTCGTCGAAGCCGCGCTGGCCGGTGAAACCGGTTGTCGCATTGTGCTTCCCGAGGATGCCGATCCGTTTGTGATGTTGTTCTCCGAGTCGGCGGGCCGCGTGCTGGTGGCGGTGCCGCGCACCGAGGAGAGCCGGTTCCGTTCAATGTGCGAGGCGCGGGAACTGCCGGCGGTGCGCATCGGCGTCGTCGACCAGGCCTCCGACGCCGTGGAGGTCCAGGGACTGTTCACGGTTGCGCTGGCCGAACTGCGCGAGACCTCCGAGGCGGTGCTGCCGCGGCTCTTCGGATGAGTGCGCGCAGCGAATCCTGATGTCGGCCAGGCATTTCCGTCAGGCCGGCGCACTGTCCTTGGCCGCCGCGCTGGTCGGCTGGAGCTTCGTCGGTCCGCGATTGCCGGCCGCGTGGCGGGCGGTGCTGCAGGCCGGCGCGGGCGGGCTGCTGGTGTGGGTGACGCGGGCGCCGCTGGGCCTGGGCCCGCCCCGGCTATCGTCAGGCTTGCGGCTGGGCGCACTGGCGGCGTCCTCGGCGGCGAGTGCGGTGGCCGCGACGACGCTGCTACCGCCGGTGCGCCAATCGATGGCCGACCGCGAGCTGCCGGCGACGGCGCCGGACTGGCTGCTGTGGCGGATACCCGTGGGCACCGTGTGGTCGGAGGAGTCCGCCTTCCGTGGGGCGCTGGCCGCCGCAGGCTCCGCCGCGTTCGGAGCACGCGGTGGACGGTTGTTGCAGGCCAGCGCTTTTGGCCTCTCGCACGTCGCCGACGCGCGCGCGACGGGTGAGCCGGTGGCCGCCACCGTGCTGGTCACCGGCATCGCGGGCTGGCTCTTCGGTTGGCTGGCCGACCGCTCCGGCAGCCTGGCCGCGCCCATGCTGGCGCACCTGGCCATCAACGAGGCCGGGGCCATCGCCGTGCTGGCCGCGAAGTCCCCGAATCGCTGACCAGCCGTCAGGGATTGATGGTGTAGTCGCCCAGTTGGCGGCCCCACACGAAATCGACCGCGAGCGGCGACCCGAGTTCGAAGTGGTTGTAGGGAGCCATGCTCGCGCCGGTGTCCATCACCAGGAAGGGGGCGGGCCACAGTTCGCGGGTGATCTTCTGCCAACAGCCCGCCCGTCCGCCGGGACCGCCTCTGGCATTTGTTCGTGGCAGGTTCTCCGGCCAGATGTACGGGTTGGGGGCACCCGCGATGGCGCCCGACGCGTGGGCGCCCAGCGAGTAGCCGTTATCCCCCAACGCGTTGTGGATTCGTGGTGCGACCTCATCGAAATTATGGATGGTGCAATAGATTTCGGGACTATATTCGTCGAGCAGCTGGCTGCTGGGAACCAGGTCGGTCGCGCCGCGGACGAAAAAGGGCCCGCTGCGGCCCAAGACGTCGGCGCCGGCGTCGCCCAATCCGGCGGCCGCCAGCAGCGCGGCGTCGAGGTCGCGTTGCCGGGAATTGAGTGTGCGCGCGGTGGTCACCGCGTGGTCGAGCGCGTCCCACAGGTCCGGTGAGGCTCGCGCGTAGGTATCGCCCAGCGCCGCCAGCCGCTGAATGTCGTTGCGCAGGGCGGGCATCCGGGGGTTCAGGTCGTCGAGGACGGCGTTGCCGTTCGTCAGCGAGGCGCCGAACTTCTGGCCCAATCCGGTCAGCGCCCGCGCGGCCGCGCTGAGCGTGAGGTTCACCTTGACCGGATCGACCTTCTCGGCGATCGACGTGAGCGTCTCGAAGAGGGTGTTGAACTCGGTTGTCACCGACGTCGCATCGATCACGATCGAGGGGGTGATCGGTTGCGCCGCGGGGTTTTTCGGCGAGCTCAGCGCGACATATTTGTTGCCGAACACGGTGGTCGCCTTGACGGCCGCCGCGACGTTGGCCGGGATCTGCTTGATGTATTTCGGGGTGATGTCCAGGATGACCTTGGCCGCCGGCCGGCCGTCATGCGTGGTCTCCGAGACGCTCGACACGCGGCCGATCTGCACCCCGTTATAGGTCACCTTGGAGCCGGGATCCATCACCAGGCCCGCCCGGGCGGCCACCATCGTCAACTTCGTGGTCGGCGTGAGGTCGCCCCGAAATTGCAGGTACAGGAGCAACCCGATCAGCCCCGTGACCACGATCGTCACCAGGCCGGCGGTCTTGTACGGCGGCCGCGCCCTCGAGCGACGGGGCTCCATGATTTTGAGACCCTAGGGTATGGCCCCCCGCGACAAAGCCGATCCGGCCAAGACCCGGCAGGCTGTGCTGGCCGTCGCGGACTGGCTGCGCGACGAATCCCGTCCGATCCCCGACCGGCAGGAATTGGCGACGGCCGTTCGGCTGACCGCCCGCACCCTGGCCGCGGTGGCGCCCGGGCGCAGCGTGGAACTGCGGATCCCGCCGTTCGTCGCGG is part of the Mycobacterium mantenii genome and encodes:
- a CDS encoding M18 family aminopeptidase, which produces MFSMSGGPRNQAKSSASAQGLCDFIDASPSPFHVCATVAARLIAAGYTELSEAKHWPSEPGRYFTVRAGSLVAWNSDGAHGPFRIIGAHTDSPNLRVKQHPDRVIAGWRMVALEPYGGAWLNSWLDRDLGISGRLSVRADGQDGGIAHQLVRIDEPILRVPQLAIHLAEDRKSLTLDPQRHVNAVWGVGETMRSFVDFVAERAGVAPGDVLAADLMTHDLTSATMIGADGALLSAPRLDNQASCYAGLEALLAVERAPSYLPVLVLFDHEEVGSSSDHGAQSDLLGTVLERIVLAAGGTREDYLRRLPASLLASADMAHATHPNYPERHEPSHPIAVNAGPVLKVHPNLRYATDGRTAAAFALACRQAGVALQRYEHRADLPCGSTIGPLASARTGIPTVDVGAAQLAMHSARELMGAHDVAAYSAAMQAFLAPA
- a CDS encoding TetR/AcrR family transcriptional regulator, which codes for MPDERVGRPRDSRLHHAILDATRELLTTGGYADLSMESVAARAGVGKKTLYRRWPSKAPLVAEAVLAAYGGSGSFPVAETGDLRADLKAWLREHAAFLAEPPNAALVRALIAAAAARPADGDDLYQQLSVPQLAGLMTRLRRAVQDGDLSADADLDAVAHALVGTMLFRALTHRGTGEFVGGSSSFDGLLDALLRGVATPD
- the purL gene encoding phosphoribosylformylglycinamidine synthase subunit PurL — encoded protein: MTVSGTSARTQAIDTVEHAATSPDEPQPFAELGLKDDEYQRIREILGRRPTDTELAMYSVMWSEHCSYKSSKVHLRYFGETTTDEMRTGMLAGIGENAGVVDIGDGWAVTFKVESHNHPSYVEPYQGAATGVGGIVRDIMAMGARPVAVMDQLRFGAADAPDTRRVVDGVVRGIGGYGNSLGLPNIGGETVFDACYAGNPLVNAMCVGVLRQEDLHLAFASGTGNKIILFGARTGLDGIGGVSVLASDTFDIEDGGGPARKKLPSVQVGDPFMEKVLIECCLELYAGHLVVGIQDLGGAGLSCATSELASAGDGGMAIRLDTVPLRTTGMTPAEILCSESQERMCAVVTPDNVDAFLAVCRKWDVLATVIGEVTDGDRLRITWHGQTVVDVPPRTVAHEGPVYQRPVARPETQDALNADGSAGLPRPATGDELRATLLALLGSPHLCSRAFITEQYDRYVRGNTVLAEHADGGVLRVDESTGRGIALSTDASGRYTKLDPYTGAQLALAEAYRNVAVTGATPVAVTNCLNFGSPEDPGVMWQFSQAVQGLADGCVALGIPVTGGNVSFYNQTGSTAILPTPVVGVLGVIDDVARRIPTGLGTEPGETLLLLGDTRDEFDGSIWAQVTADHLGGVPPKVDLDREKLLAEVLRSASRDGLVSAAHDLSEGGLAQAVVEAALAGETGCRIVLPEDADPFVMLFSESAGRVLVAVPRTEESRFRSMCEARELPAVRIGVVDQASDAVEVQGLFTVALAELRETSEAVLPRLFG
- a CDS encoding Rv0804 family intramembrane glutamic endopeptidase; this encodes MSARHFRQAGALSLAAALVGWSFVGPRLPAAWRAVLQAGAGGLLVWVTRAPLGLGPPRLSSGLRLGALAASSAASAVAATTLLPPVRQSMADRELPATAPDWLLWRIPVGTVWSEESAFRGALAAAGSAAFGARGGRLLQASAFGLSHVADARATGEPVAATVLVTGIAGWLFGWLADRSGSLAAPMLAHLAINEAGAIAVLAAKSPNR
- a CDS encoding MCE family protein; its protein translation is MEPRRSRARPPYKTAGLVTIVVTGLIGLLLYLQFRGDLTPTTKLTMVAARAGLVMDPGSKVTYNGVQIGRVSSVSETTHDGRPAAKVILDITPKYIKQIPANVAAAVKATTVFGNKYVALSSPKNPAAQPITPSIVIDATSVTTEFNTLFETLTSIAEKVDPVKVNLTLSAAARALTGLGQKFGASLTNGNAVLDDLNPRMPALRNDIQRLAALGDTYARASPDLWDALDHAVTTARTLNSRQRDLDAALLAAAGLGDAGADVLGRSGPFFVRGATDLVPSSQLLDEYSPEIYCTIHNFDEVAPRIHNALGDNGYSLGAHASGAIAGAPNPYIWPENLPRTNARGGPGGRAGCWQKITRELWPAPFLVMDTGASMAPYNHFELGSPLAVDFVWGRQLGDYTINP
- a CDS encoding sterol carrier family protein; this translates as MAPRDKADPAKTRQAVLAVADWLRDESRPIPDRQELATAVRLTARTLAAVAPGRSVELRIPPFVAVQCIAGPAHTRGTPPNVVETEPRTWLLLATGISSFADAKLTGALRLSGSRAGEIEHCLPLFDVG